One segment of Synechococcus sp. A15-24 DNA contains the following:
- a CDS encoding DUF4359 domain-containing protein gives MPRSVLQRQGPIAVAMAALVTVGVGLGLVLTNPSMEDYEEHAGEQLVAFLSSELCQGEGLPMVLQLWIRDCPGLVASQQAALADLAVNFTSRLNLGVVSLFTNKIGGQRLLPGLTLPEVEVLTLGVAGQFVLLRTVSDPGSLE, from the coding sequence GTGCCGCGCTCCGTCCTTCAACGACAAGGCCCCATCGCGGTCGCAATGGCCGCACTCGTCACGGTTGGGGTTGGTTTGGGTCTCGTGCTGACCAACCCTTCCATGGAGGATTACGAGGAGCATGCCGGCGAGCAGTTGGTCGCCTTTCTCTCCAGTGAGTTGTGTCAAGGCGAAGGGCTGCCGATGGTGCTGCAGCTATGGATCCGCGACTGTCCTGGATTGGTGGCATCACAGCAGGCCGCACTTGCGGATTTAGCGGTCAACTTCACATCCCGTCTCAACCTGGGCGTCGTCAGCCTGTTCACCAACAAAATCGGTGGGCAGCGATTGCTTCCCGGGCTGACCTTGCCGGAGGTTGAAGTGCTGACCCTCGGCGTCGCTGGGCAGTTTGTTCTGCTGCGAACCGTGAGCGACCCGGGCAGCCTCGAATGA
- the miaB gene encoding tRNA (N6-isopentenyl adenosine(37)-C2)-methylthiotransferase MiaB — protein MNKADSERMAGILESMGYRAADAELEADLVLYNTCTIRDNAEQKVYSYLGRQAQRKRLDPNLTLIVAGCVAQQEGESLLRRVPELDLVMGPQHANRLEVLLNRVDSGQQVVATEDHNILEDITTARRDSSICGWVNVIYGCNERCTYCVVPSVRGKEQSRLPEAIRLEMEGLAAQGYREITLLGQNIDAYGRDLPGITPEGRRQHTLTDLLHQVHDVSGIERIRFATSHPRYFTERLIDACADLPKLCEHFHIPFQSGDNDVLRAMARGYTVESYRRIIDRIRERMPDASLSADVIVAFPGETDLQYQRTLDLIEEIGFDQVNTAAYSPRPNTPAATWDNQLPEEVKVMRLQTINALVERCARERNARYAGRTEEVLAEGINPKDPSQLMGRTRTNRLTFFQAAGPDGHQHKTGDLVNVRIDEVRSFSLSGTPLPCVEQR, from the coding sequence ATGAACAAGGCGGATTCCGAGCGGATGGCCGGGATCCTCGAGTCGATGGGGTATCGAGCAGCCGACGCCGAACTGGAGGCGGATCTGGTTCTTTACAACACCTGCACGATCCGCGACAACGCCGAGCAGAAGGTTTACAGCTACCTCGGTCGACAGGCCCAGCGCAAACGGCTGGATCCGAATCTCACCCTCATCGTGGCCGGATGTGTGGCCCAGCAGGAAGGCGAATCCCTGCTGCGGCGGGTGCCCGAACTCGACCTGGTGATGGGTCCCCAGCATGCGAATCGGTTGGAAGTGCTGCTCAACCGGGTAGACAGCGGTCAACAGGTGGTTGCAACTGAAGACCACAACATCCTGGAAGACATCACGACTGCACGACGGGACAGCAGCATCTGCGGTTGGGTCAATGTGATTTACGGCTGCAACGAGCGATGCACCTATTGCGTGGTGCCCTCAGTGCGTGGCAAGGAGCAATCACGGCTTCCCGAGGCCATCCGCTTGGAAATGGAAGGCCTTGCCGCTCAGGGTTACAGGGAGATCACCCTGTTGGGACAAAACATCGATGCCTACGGGCGAGATCTCCCGGGGATCACACCGGAGGGGCGCCGGCAACACACGCTGACGGACCTCCTGCATCAGGTCCATGACGTGAGCGGTATCGAGCGCATCCGCTTCGCCACCAGTCATCCGCGCTATTTCACAGAGCGGCTGATCGATGCCTGCGCCGACCTTCCCAAACTCTGCGAGCACTTCCATATCCCCTTCCAAAGCGGCGACAACGACGTCCTGAGGGCCATGGCCCGTGGCTACACCGTTGAGAGCTACCGACGGATCATTGACCGCATCCGTGAGCGCATGCCCGATGCCTCGTTGAGTGCGGACGTGATCGTGGCCTTCCCAGGTGAAACAGACCTCCAGTACCAGCGCACCCTGGATCTGATCGAGGAGATCGGCTTCGACCAGGTGAACACCGCGGCCTACTCGCCGCGGCCCAATACACCCGCTGCAACCTGGGACAACCAATTGCCGGAGGAGGTGAAGGTGATGCGACTCCAGACGATCAATGCCCTGGTGGAACGCTGCGCCCGTGAGCGCAACGCGCGGTATGCGGGCCGCACCGAGGAAGTGCTGGCGGAGGGCATCAATCCCAAGGATCCCAGCCAGCTGATGGGGCGAACACGCACCAACCGACTGACCTTTTTCCAGGCAGCAGGCCCCGATGGTCATCAACACAAGACAGGTGATCTGGTGAACGTCCGCATCGACGAAGTCCGATCGTTCTCGTTAAGCGGAACCCCCCTGCCCTGCGTCGAACAACGCTGA
- a CDS encoding D-alanine--D-alanine ligase family protein, whose translation MSSSPTTVGVVFGGCSGEHDVSIRSAQTVAKGLTLGANRERYRVVLIYIDRDGRWWGPDLAGKVLSSGCPPADSDLPQPLPAPGFRGLPAGTDAVAVWYPVLHGPNGEDGTVQGLFELMQQPYVGAGVLGSAVSMDKQAMKAALAGAGLAQVPYVCAQADELSDAARLEALLKRIESGLGYPCFIKPANLGSSVGISKAWNREELIQGLRLAAALDPRLVVEQGVQARELECAVLGGTTLRASVVGEVRFDADWYDYESKYTAGRSTTLIPAPLPNDIIDTIQSQSIQACAAVGVTRMARVDFFYDDSSGRVWLNEINSLPGFTSQSMYPMLWEASGVTLEQLVHELLESAGQ comes from the coding sequence ATGTCATCCAGCCCCACCACGGTCGGTGTTGTCTTCGGCGGCTGCTCCGGTGAGCACGATGTGTCGATCCGCTCCGCACAAACGGTTGCCAAAGGCTTGACCCTTGGCGCCAACCGTGAACGTTATCGGGTGGTCCTCATTTACATCGATCGCGACGGACGTTGGTGGGGCCCAGATCTCGCCGGGAAGGTTCTCAGCAGCGGCTGTCCTCCAGCCGACTCGGATCTCCCCCAACCGCTACCTGCCCCCGGGTTCCGCGGCCTGCCAGCAGGCACCGATGCCGTTGCGGTCTGGTACCCGGTTCTGCATGGACCGAACGGGGAAGACGGCACGGTTCAGGGGCTGTTCGAACTGATGCAGCAGCCCTACGTCGGTGCCGGGGTTCTTGGTTCAGCGGTGAGCATGGACAAACAGGCCATGAAAGCTGCCCTGGCAGGTGCGGGTCTCGCTCAGGTGCCCTACGTCTGCGCACAGGCAGACGAGCTCAGCGATGCGGCCCGCCTGGAAGCACTTCTGAAAAGAATCGAGTCCGGCCTGGGCTATCCCTGCTTCATCAAGCCAGCCAATCTGGGCTCGTCGGTGGGCATCAGCAAAGCCTGGAACCGTGAGGAGCTCATCCAGGGGTTGAGATTGGCCGCAGCTCTTGATCCACGCCTCGTGGTGGAACAGGGGGTGCAAGCCCGAGAACTGGAATGCGCTGTCCTGGGCGGGACAACCCTGCGAGCCTCCGTCGTCGGGGAAGTTCGTTTCGATGCGGATTGGTACGACTACGAGAGCAAATACACCGCTGGCCGCAGCACCACGCTGATTCCAGCTCCTTTGCCCAACGACATCATCGACACGATCCAGAGCCAGTCCATCCAGGCCTGCGCTGCCGTGGGCGTCACCCGAATGGCCAGGGTGGATTTCTTCTACGACGACAGCAGCGGCAGGGTTTGGCTGAATGAGATCAACTCCCTGCCCGGTTTCACCTCCCAGAGCATGTACCCCATGCTTTGGGAGGCCTCTGGCGTAACACTCGAACAGCTCGTGCACGAACTGCTCGAAAGCGCAGGACAATGA